A single region of the Legionella oakridgensis ATCC 33761 = DSM 21215 genome encodes:
- a CDS encoding NAD(P)/FAD-dependent oxidoreductase, which yields MNARDNILDALIIGGGPAGATTGILLAKAGWSIGIIEKKVFPRRKVCGEFMSATNLDLIHQLGIADFYLRTSGPEIQRVGLFAADAILATKMPSENNSSRKWGRALGREHLDLALMNRAAQLGVTLWQPCIAQDWQQKQGVYACNMICDDSVKEIKARFLIIACGSWEGNDIQCSKYAHKPSDLLAFKAHFRNTELDLDLMPLIAFPGGYGGLVHSDHGRVSLSFCIRRDVLQQVRKRHPGMQAGEASLSYIKEHCLGVQRVLAHAQREGGWLACGPIRPGVRQRYHNGIFYIGNIAGEAHPIVAEGISMAMQSAWLLSHILVGQQKKIITASGLNKAGREYSERWYQHFATRIHAAGLFSQVAMRPWTQAIMIQFIKYFPKILTYGAKLSGKVKQVVCAEDMIDKDN from the coding sequence ATGAACGCAAGGGATAATATTCTTGATGCTCTTATCATTGGAGGTGGCCCAGCAGGCGCAACTACCGGTATACTTTTGGCAAAGGCTGGTTGGTCTATTGGTATTATTGAAAAAAAAGTGTTTCCGCGAAGAAAGGTTTGCGGTGAATTTATGTCGGCAACTAACCTGGATTTGATCCATCAACTGGGTATTGCTGATTTTTATCTCAGAACAAGCGGGCCTGAAATACAACGAGTAGGATTATTTGCTGCCGATGCTATCTTGGCAACAAAAATGCCTTCAGAGAACAATTCATCCAGAAAGTGGGGCAGGGCATTAGGTAGAGAACATCTTGATCTGGCATTAATGAATAGGGCAGCACAGCTTGGCGTTACGCTATGGCAGCCTTGCATTGCTCAGGATTGGCAGCAAAAGCAAGGAGTATATGCGTGCAATATGATTTGTGATGATAGCGTTAAAGAAATTAAAGCACGTTTTTTAATTATAGCCTGTGGCTCATGGGAAGGTAATGATATACAGTGCAGTAAATATGCGCATAAACCATCAGATCTTTTGGCATTTAAAGCCCATTTTAGAAATACTGAACTTGATTTGGATTTGATGCCTCTTATCGCATTTCCAGGAGGATATGGTGGATTGGTACATAGTGATCACGGACGAGTATCTCTTTCTTTTTGCATTCGCCGAGATGTATTACAGCAAGTGAGGAAACGACATCCAGGAATGCAAGCTGGCGAAGCCTCTTTGTCTTATATAAAAGAACATTGTCTGGGAGTACAAAGAGTTCTTGCACATGCTCAGCGCGAAGGCGGTTGGCTGGCATGTGGCCCTATTCGCCCCGGCGTTCGTCAAAGATATCATAATGGAATATTCTATATTGGTAATATTGCAGGCGAGGCACATCCTATTGTTGCTGAGGGAATTAGTATGGCTATGCAATCAGCCTGGTTACTGTCTCACATTTTAGTAGGACAGCAAAAAAAAATAATAACGGCGTCAGGTCTTAATAAGGCAGGTAGAGAATATAGTGAGCGATGGTATCAGCATTTTGCGACTCGTATCCATGCTGCTGGATTGTTTTCACAGGTAGCCATGCGACCATGGACACAAGCTATTATGATTCAATTCATTAAATATTTTCCCAAGATATTAACTTATGGTGCAAAATTAAGTGGTAAAGTGAAGCAGGTAGTATGCGCAGAAGATATGATTGATAAGGATAATTAA